In Eupeodes corollae chromosome 3, idEupCoro1.1, whole genome shotgun sequence, a single genomic region encodes these proteins:
- the LOC129950476 gene encoding uncharacterized protein LOC129950476: MNATKIVKHTCTQISKDFENFKKTVSPTRRTKNYVTTRLETLEGNWVNIKNQYQIVICSDDVKEDVVKSTEELFNEANEIYTLYRSMLLDELDKFAEAKAKEIPPAVPPVAKSDDNKHHDVRLPKINPPTFTGEYQNWRSFRDQFVSLVHSNKSLTNIEKLHYLKSCCKEGAGILLEHINVDDASYEKAWELLNSRYDFKRILVNNELKLFYELPVIHEENSKGIRELLDNSTKILHALTNLGLPVQHWDAIIIFMLLKKLPSTVQTKWEATLGTKKEIPTYKEFSDFLETRFRTLEMVDEQQNVKSTSTHKKPLKTVFHVNAETANFSCKLCHKGAHSLRTCTKFLKMDVNTRQRTVKQLGNCFNCLAYSHKTNSCPSDKKCHFCQKQHNSLLHFGNAQNQLNLHNQQNTYQRQTFTQANQLPPNSNNTISQTQTRTMPHNKTNSFNNTNPNTYNTNSSHAHHISTEFNPNASAFYPNDPPPSTSSNCFHLKDFKNTQILLATAIIKVKSSDGNFIKLRALIDPGSQATFITESASQLLRLKKYNTSFDISVLGQNKSGSCQNYIELTLSSNYSDFTMSTKGYVYKTLTGLLPSHEIISTKWKHIQGLKLADPTFHRPSNIDILLGNDVYCEIILNEVIRDDEQICPIAQKTEFGWIILGKVPLEKPNSIQVYTQIVDIDTQMRKFWEIEESPYQKTETEEDEACENHFLEHVKRLPGGRFEVSLPFKANQRPELKSTQQTALRMYYKQEEKLLINPTLHEEYNKCLAEYLKLNQMEEVDITQDSIYNSPFHNIVPHHAVIKDSSTTTKLRVVFNASFKTSNGISLNDHLMTGPKTQTDIIAIVLRWRTHKITFTSDIEKMYRQIYIHPDDAYYQMLYWREDTTTPVKLYKVKVLMFGTAPAPYLANRTLKKLASDEESAYPLAAQMIREDMYIDDLVSGADTLEVAKEKYHQISTLLSSAGFHLRKWMSNDREFLKSIPEEDRETSVSLTFGSLDHTKTLGISWFPSTDSFSFQKIVLDNIVTKRSILSTIARLFDPLGWIAPCIIKAKIIMQQLWLKGLSWDDNIPVELQQEWLSF; this comes from the coding sequence atgaACGCAACCAAGATCGTAAAACACACCTGCACgcaaatttcaaaagattttgaaaattttaaaaagactgTGAGCCCCACTCGGAGAACCAAAAATTATGTAACCACACGTCTCGAAACCCTTGAAGGCAATTGGGTGAACATAAAAAACCAATATCAAATAGTGATTTGCAGTGATGACGTCAAAGAAGATGTAGTAAAAAGCACCGAAGAATTGTTTAATGAAGCAAATGAGATATATACGCTCTACAGATCTATGCTATTAGATGAGTTGGACAAGTTTGCAGAGGCGAAAGCGAAAGAAATACCTCCTGCTGTTCCTCCAGTTGCAAAATCTGACGATAATAAGCATCACGATGTACGCTTACCCAAAATTAATCCTCCGACTTTTACGGGTGAATATCAGAATTGGCGTTCATTTAGAGATCAATTCGTTTCTTTGGTCCATAGCAATAAATCACTAACAAATATAGAAAAGCTTCATTATTTAAAGTCATGCTGTAAAGAAGGAGCAGGCATTTTGCTCGAACATATAAACGTAGATGATGCTAGCTATGAAAAGGCATGGGAATTATTAAATTCACGGTATGATTTTAAGAGAATTCTTGTTAATAAcgagttaaagttgttttatgaATTACCAGTAATTCATGAGGAGAATTCGAAAGGTATCCGCGAATTGTTGGATAATTCAACCAAAATTTTACACGCCCTCACAAACCTAGGACTGCCAGTCCAACATTGGGATGCAATCATCATTTTCATGCTTTTAAAAAAGCTTCCATCAACAGTACAAACGAAATGGGAAGCAACACTTGGAACTAAGAAAGAGATACCCACTTATAAGGAATTTTCGGATTTCTTAGAGACAAGATTCCGAACATTGGAAATGGTTGATGAGCAACAAAATGTGAAATCAACCTCAACAcataaaaaaccattaaaaacagtatttcatGTTAATGCTGAAACAGCAAATTTTTCATGCAAACTGTGCCATAAGGGTGCACACTCATTAAGAACAtgtacaaagtttttaaaaatggatgtCAACACAAGGCAACGAACTGTAAAACAATTAGGGAACTGTTTTAACTGCTTGGCATATAGCCATAAGACAAATAGTTGCCCTAGTGATAAAAAATGCCATTTTTGTCAAAAGCAACATAATTCATTGCTTCATTTCGGTAACGCACAAAACCAACTCAACTTACACAATCAACAAAACACATACCAACGACAAACATTCACTCAAGCTAATCAATTACCACCCAATTCAAATAACACAATCTCTCAAACTCAAACCAGAACTATGCCacacaataaaacaaattcattcaaCAACACAAATCCAAACACATATAACACAAACAGCTCACATGCACACCATATATCAACAGAATTCAATCCAAATGCATCAGCCTTCTATCCAAACGATCCAccaccatcaacatcatcaaattGCTTTCACTTGAAGGactttaaaaatacacaaattctACTTGCAACAGCAATCATAAAAGTCAAATCATCTGAtggaaactttataaaattaagaGCTTTGATTGATCCTGGATCACAAGCTACGTTTATAACGGAATCAGCATCTCAACTTTTGCgactcaaaaaatacaatacttcATTTGATATTTCGGTATTAGGGCAGAACAAAAGCGGTTCTTGTCAAAACTATATTGAACTTACCCTAAGTTCAAATTATTCAGATTTCACTATGTCGACAAAAGGTTATGTATATAAAACATTAACAGGGCTTTTACCAAGTCAtgaaattatttcaacaaaatggaAACATATCCAAGGTTTAAAATTAGCCGATCCAACATTTCATCGACCATCAAACATCGATATTTTGTTAGGGAATGACGTTTATtgcgaaataattttgaatgaagTCATTCGTGATGATGAACAAATATGTCCAATCGCTCAAAAAACCGAATTTGGTTGGATCATTTTAGGAAAAGTACCGCTTGAAAAACCCAACTCTATTCAAGTCTACACACAAATTGTCGACATAGACACACAAATGCGAAAGTTTTGGGAGATTGAGGAATCTCCATACCAAAAAACCGAAACAGAGGAAGATGAAGCGtgcgaaaatcactttttagaACACGTCAAGAGGTTGCCGGGAGGGCGTTTTGAAGTATCGTTACCTTTCAAGGCAAATCAACGGCCAGAGCTAAAATCAACACAACAAACAGCATTAAGGATGTATTACAAGCAAGAAGAAAAGTTACTTATCAACCCAACATTACACGAAGAATATAATAAATGTCTGGCAGAATATCTCAAACTTAACCAAATGGAAGAAGTGGATATCACTCAAGACAGCATCTACAACTCACCTTTTCACAACATCGTTCCACATCATGCCGTCATAAAAGACTCCAGTACAACCACAAAACTGCGTGTAGTCTTCAATGCATCATTTAAAACTTCGAATGGAATTTCGTTGAATGACCATCTTATGACTGGACCTAAGACACAAACAGATATTATAGCAATAGTTTTAAGGTGGAGAACACATAAAATTACCTTTACATCTGATATAGAAAAGATGTATAGACAAATCTACATTCATCCAGATGATGCATATTATCAAATGCTGTATTGGCGTGAAGATACAACAACACCAGTTAAACTCTACAAGGTAAAGGTTTTGATGTTTGGTACTGCTCCAGCTCCATATTTAGCGAACAGAACTCTCAAAAAACTTGCCTCTGACGAAGAATCAGCATACCCACTAGCCGCCCAAATGATCCGTGAAGACATGTACATAGATGATTTAGTTTCAGGTGCTGACACATTAGAGGTAGCCAAAGAAAAGTACCATCAAATTTCAACATTATTATCTTCAGCTGGATTTCATCTTCGTAAATGGATGAGTAATGACAGGGAATTTTTGAAATCCATTCCGGAAGAAGATCGAGAAACAAGTGTTTCTTTGACTTTCGGATCTCTGGATCACACGAAGACTCTTGGAATCAGTTGGTTCCCATCTACTGACTCATTTTCTTTCCAAAAGATCGTTCTCGACAATATCGTTACAAAACGTTCCATTCTTTCAACCATCGCTCGTCTTTTTGATCCATTAGGATGGATAGCACCTTGTATTATCAAGGCTAAGATCATCATGCAGCAATTATGGCTGAAGGGCCTCTCATGGGACGACAATATTCCAGTTGAATTACAACAAGAATGGCTCTCTTTTTAA
- the LOC129951892 gene encoding uncharacterized protein LOC129951892: protein MKFLCSILILAGFFALNDASLTYEEEMRIVNDQLLLEELKLMTENRGATSIECSQTLLTKLTDILATYNNELNFCNQTKEDTIADLNKIAKKLVKSYGKTMESSCSALSTCGSLSTPTESFACFEEQGSDEAKTLTSVSNDASTKKSELEKDIENAVSTEDVCKTLAYALYSDQSTEANAEFTRCVNNKDGESEQKPTSTAAPAEESEEKDERPSFRANKFMRF from the exons ATGAAATTCCTATGCAGTATTTTAATCCTAGCTGGATTTTTCGCACTGAAC gaTGCTTCCTTAACGTACGAGGAGGAAATGCGCATAGTTAACGATCAATTGTTGTTGGAAGAGTTAAAGTTAATGACAGAGAACCGAGGAGCAACTTCGATAGAATGTTCCCAAACATTACTTACGAAACTCACTGATATCTTAGCCACTTACaataatgaattgaatttttgtaatcaAACAAAGGAAGACACAATAGcagatttgaataaaattgctAAGAAATTGGTTAAGTCTTATGGTAAGACCATGGAGAGCTCATGCAGTGCACTCAGCACTTGTGGATCATTGAGTACACCAACTGAAAGTTTTGCCTGCTTTGAAGAACag ggTTCTGATGAAGCTAAGACATTAACAAGTGTATCAAATGATGCTTCAACAAAGAAAAGTGAACTGGAGAAGGATATTGAAAATGCTGTCAGTACCGAGGATGTTTGCAAGACTCTAGCTTATGCATTATACAGCGACCAATCAACTGAAGCCAATGCCGAATTCACTAGATGTGTTAATAATAAGGATGGTGAAAGTGAACAAAAACCTACATCGACAGCAGCCCCTGCAGAAGAAAGTGAAGAAAAAGATGAACGTCCAAGTTTCAGGGCCAACAAATTCATGAGGTTTTAA
- the LOC129951733 gene encoding uncharacterized protein LOC129951733 — MKFLCSILILAGVFALNDAFPSSDDQMRLIRDEMILGDLRQLTANRASSSDCSTEYLQKLTAVLETYNTNLKECDTAEQTLIAELNKEATAKIEEINKNITGTCSSACQTDSDPSEGLACIEEESSASSRLLSEISVTAATYAVELTKAIENAEGVKKVCVQLAYNDYSDKSQTVEDEFKKCVNQKEAAQSN; from the exons ATGAAATTCCTTTGCAGTATTTTAATCCTTGCTGGAGTTTTTGCTCTAAAT gaTGCCTTCCCCTCATCCGATGATCAAATGCGTCTTATCAGAGACGAAATGATATTGGGCGACTTAAGGCAACTGACAGCCAACAGGGCCTCCTCATCTGATTGTTCGACAGAATATCTTCAGAAATTAACTGCTGTTTTGGAAACTTACAACACTAATTTAAAGGAATGTGATACTGCAGAACAAACGTTAATAGCAGAACTGAATAAAGAAGCTACTgctaaaattgaagaaatcaacaaaaatatcacaGGCACATGCAGTAGCGCTTGCCAAACTGATTCTGATCCTTCTGAAGGCCTTGCATGCATTGAAGAAGAG TCTTCGGCGAGCTCTAGATTGTTGTCAGAGATATCAGTTACAGCTGCAACTTATGCAGTTGAATTGACCAAAGCCATTGAAAATGCCGAAGGTGTCAAAAAGGTGTGCGTCCAATTAGCTTACAATGATTACAGCGACAAATCACAAACTGTGGAAGATGAATTCAAGAAATGTGTCAACCAGAAAGAAGCAGCACAGAGCAATTaa
- the LOC129951401 gene encoding uncharacterized protein LOC129951401, with product MCSKVLFLSVILAIELFNVNASIRPTTLFIKQRAEEALQEQILKSKSDISSCHTYYSEILKNLLETYDAAVKQCEDTEKEQLSDLLTQGQQSRDTTTELLDKVCLNLQRCKEEPENLEFFDCVDDSGDSNTRSIWKASRDSSDIAAHIREQNHAIKFEAEKCSSDAEREYIVGTTKATDEMVACYANGGRPPSTASSEPDQIDESAR from the exons atgtgcAGTAAAGTATTATTTCTATCGGTGATTCTTGCAATTGAACTTTTCAAT GTGAATGCTTCCATTAGACCAACTACTCTATTCATAAAACAAAGAGCCGAAGAAGCTCTTCAGGAGCaaattctgaaatcaaaatctGACATAAGTTCATGTCATACTTACTATtcggaaattttgaaaaatcttctgGAAACTTACGATGCAGCTGTTAAGCAATGTGAAGATACTGAAAAAGAACAACTTTCTGATCTTCTGACTCAAGGGCAACAATCCAGGGACACAACAACAGAACTTCTAGATAAAGTCTGTTTAAATCTCCAAAGGTGCAAAGAAGAACCTGAAAATTTGGAATTCTTCGATTGCGTCGATGATTCA gGTGACTCAAATACTCGTTCTATATGGAAAGCATCAAGGGATTCATCAGATATCGCAGCACACATTAGAGAACAGAATCATGCGATTAAATTCGAAGCCGAAAAATGCAGTAGTGATGCAGAACGAGAGTATATTGTGGGCACAACCAAAGCTACTGATGAAATGGTAGCTTGCTATGCTAATGGAGGCAGACCACCATCGACTGCTTCATCAGAACCTGATCAAATTGATGAGAGCGctcgttaa
- the LOC129952180 gene encoding uncharacterized protein LOC129952180 isoform X1 has product MNLIFLLMTSIVVIRIFHVNAISPFVLNIHKKAADVLDHRMETIINSRLSLKQKSSASSCHSYYSDLLQAILKIYATDLERCLKIEHEQFLEFFNEGQLARETITKSLNTICDVVLEGCKAISNILEFFDCVDRSGAESIRGVWKASKDSSDNAAPIRKKIHDIKYQTGRCASEAERVFISETALATENMMICYAESEEKDQIEELEKMLRNHNEF; this is encoded by the exons atgaatttaatatttcttttgatgACATCAATTGTGGTCATTAGAATTTTCCAT GTGAATGCAATCAGTccgtttgttttaaatattcacaAGAAAGCTGCAGATGTCCTTGATCATCGGATGGAAACTATTATCAATTCTAGATTATCTCTGAAGCAGAAGTCGAGTGCAAGTTCATGTCATTCATATTATTCAGATTTATTGCAAGCTATCCTTAAAATTTACGCAACGGATCTTGAGCGATGTTTAAAGATCGAACACGAacagtttttggaatttttcaatGAAGGACAACTTGCTCGAGAGACTATAACGAAGTCATTGAATACCATTTGTGATGTAGTGCTTGAAGGATGTAAAGCCATTTccaatattttggaattttttgactgCGTAGATAGATCT GGCGCTGAAAGCATTCGTGGCGTGTGGAAAGCCTCTAAGGACTCATCGGATAATGCAGCtcctataagaaaaaaaattcatgaCATTAAATATCAAACGGGAAGATGCGCTAGTGAAGCTGAACGAGTGTTTATTTCGGAAACAGCTTTGGCTACAGAAAATATGATGATTTGCTATGCCGAATCTGAAGAAAAAGATCAAATTGAAGAActtgaaaaaatgttaagaaatcaCAATGAATTTtag
- the LOC129952180 gene encoding uncharacterized protein LOC129952180 isoform X2, with product MSSVNAISPFVLNIHKKAADVLDHRMETIINSRLSLKQKSSASSCHSYYSDLLQAILKIYATDLERCLKIEHEQFLEFFNEGQLARETITKSLNTICDVVLEGCKAISNILEFFDCVDRSGAESIRGVWKASKDSSDNAAPIRKKIHDIKYQTGRCASEAERVFISETALATENMMICYAESEEKDQIEELEKMLRNHNEF from the exons ATGTCGAGT GTGAATGCAATCAGTccgtttgttttaaatattcacaAGAAAGCTGCAGATGTCCTTGATCATCGGATGGAAACTATTATCAATTCTAGATTATCTCTGAAGCAGAAGTCGAGTGCAAGTTCATGTCATTCATATTATTCAGATTTATTGCAAGCTATCCTTAAAATTTACGCAACGGATCTTGAGCGATGTTTAAAGATCGAACACGAacagtttttggaatttttcaatGAAGGACAACTTGCTCGAGAGACTATAACGAAGTCATTGAATACCATTTGTGATGTAGTGCTTGAAGGATGTAAAGCCATTTccaatattttggaattttttgactgCGTAGATAGATCT GGCGCTGAAAGCATTCGTGGCGTGTGGAAAGCCTCTAAGGACTCATCGGATAATGCAGCtcctataagaaaaaaaattcatgaCATTAAATATCAAACGGGAAGATGCGCTAGTGAAGCTGAACGAGTGTTTATTTCGGAAACAGCTTTGGCTACAGAAAATATGATGATTTGCTATGCCGAATCTGAAGAAAAAGATCAAATTGAAGAActtgaaaaaatgttaagaaatcaCAATGAATTTtag